Proteins encoded by one window of Branchiostoma floridae strain S238N-H82 chromosome 6, Bfl_VNyyK, whole genome shotgun sequence:
- the LOC118418287 gene encoding sialate O-acetylesterase-like, with the protein MAVFKMRGSLLPLCFLSLLCFLSGSGVTAQGTFNWASYYGNHMVLQQGPHRAVLWGYGEVGATVNVSAWGAETDGFYSTTVYEGYDGRGVWKVTLQPTAAGGPYQFQGVHDNQGMLQWILLKDVMFGDVWVCSGQSNMEFTVRQAFNASYAIAEAADFPDIRLFTADLVQSDKPLYDLDKILQPWSVASSDSVGGADWKYFSAVCWFYGRDLYNHLGYPIGLVATSWGGTPVEAWSSPTVLEKCNITNSHEESEDLQYAGPEVGGPSGHSVLWNAMVHPLLNMTITGAIWYQGEANTGHPDTYSCSFPGMIDSWRKEWYMGSGGQTDPYFPFGFVQLSTTGKPSDTGMGFPAIRWHQTADYGYVPNPAMPNVFMAVAVDLPDAKSPFGSIHPRDKQDVASRLVLAARAVAYGETDVMFHGPRPVSVSVDASTKNIDWIYPKDMNITVKSKDGFEVCCSKDLSQCDMTSKEWSPVPIVSSTSYSITLQLSQDCWEDVTYIRYLWKQWPCDFQECAVYSAENDLPEPPFFGCMLEPDKKPPC; encoded by the exons CGCAAGGAACATTCAACTGGGCCTCCTACTATGGGAACCACAtggtactacagcaggggcCACACAGGGCTGTACTCTGGGGGTATGGAGAGGTGGGAGCTACTGTCAATGTCAGTGCCTGGGGCGCAGAAACAGATGGTTTCTACTCAACAACAGTTTATGAAG gttatgACGGGAGGGGTGTTTGGAAAGTGACGTTGCAGCCGACAGCGGCAGGCGGTCCATACCAGTTCCAGGGTGTCCACGACAACCAGGGGATGTTACAGTGGATCCTGCTGAAGGACGTGATGTTTGGAGATGTGTGGGTGTGCAGCGGGCAGAGCAACATGGAGTTCACTGTCAGACAG GCCTTCAATGCATCATATGCTATAGCTGAGGCAGCAGACTTCCCCGACATCCGACTGTTCACAGCAGACCTGGTCCAGTCAGACAAACCTCTGTATGACTTGGACAAGATCCTACAGCCCTGGTCTGTGGCTAGTTCTG ACAGTGTTGGAGGTGCAGACTGGAAATACTTCTCTGCTGTGTGCTGGTTCTATGGTAGAGATTTGTACAACCACCTGGGCTACCCCATCGGACTGGTTGCGACGTCTTGGGGCGGTACACCTGTGGAGGCGTGGTCATCTCCGACGGTGTTGGAGAAGTGCAACATTACAAACAG CCATGAAGAATCAGAAGACTTGCAGTATGCAGGCCCGGAGGTGGGAGGGCCCAGTGGACACTCAGTGCTGTGGAACGCTATGGTTCACCCCCTACTCAACATGACCATCACAGGGGCCATCTGGTATCAAG GAGAGGCTAACACGGGCCACCCTGACACTTACTCCTGTTCCTTCCCcgggatgattgacagctggagGAAGGAGTGGTACATGGGGTCCGGGGGACAGACGGATCCATACTTTCCTTTCGGATTTGTgcag CTGTCTACAACTGGCAAACCAAGTGACACCGGCATGGGCTTCCCTGCCATCAGATGGCACCAGACAGCAGACTACGGCTATGTCCCCAACCCAGCCATGCCTAACGTCTTCATGGCAGTGGCCGTGGACCTTCCTGATGCAAAATCACCATTTGGCAG CATCCATCCGAGGGACAAACAGGACGTAGCCAGCCGATTGGTCCTTGCTGCCCGTGCAGTAGCCTATGGGGAGACTGATGTGATGTTCCATGGTCCGAGACCTGTTAGTGTGTCCGTGGATGCCTCTACTAAAAACATTGACTGGATCTACCCAAAAGACATGAACATCACTGTCAAGTCTAAAGATGGCTTTGAG GTGTGCTGCTCCAAGGACTTGTCGCAGTGTGACATGACGTCGAAAGAGTGGTCCCCAGTCCCCATCGTGTCCAGCACCTCCTATTCCATCACCCTGCAGCTTAGCCAGGACTGCTGGGAAGACGTCACCTACATCCGCTACCTGTGGAAGCAGTGGCCCTGCGACTTTCAAGAGTGCGCTGTGTACTCCGCAGAAAACGATTTACCGGAGCCGCCGTTCTTCGGTTGCATGTTGGAGCCAGACAAAAAGCCGCCCTGTTAA